A window from Centropristis striata isolate RG_2023a ecotype Rhode Island chromosome 4, C.striata_1.0, whole genome shotgun sequence encodes these proteins:
- the hepacama gene encoding hepatic and glial cell adhesion molecule a, which translates to MKVERKTSSTGDTFTDIPPLLTLFGLLLLLLLLFTGEVSGVNVTSQTQVVRGTVGREALLSVSYSSSSADKPVIKWQIKRDKEKPITVVQSIGTDIIGNLRPEYRNRILVLENGSLLLHNLQLSDEGAYEVEISITDDTFTGERYIELTVDVPVSKPYIQMMASSVLEYSEHFNLHCSHDNGTKPIYGWLKGGKVLTNDTRLQLSHDQKVLTISRVVMSDDDIYTCTVENPISSMKSMAVRLTVYRRSSLYIILSTGGIFLLITLVTVCACWKPSKKKHRPVPQRAPIYVEQSENGHDVDVVPKPTTLGRRSPMPLYVLNEDETLERLEECSGNAAVQSEMGIPATYAPVLPISSNRTERPIWSTPRRYPRSPSPLAQPLPQPLPGSLLRPVRSPAHSPGSSPRSFSPIKKVRPPVGIPTSHLPVEAECPDASDQTHSPPQQ; encoded by the exons ATGAAGGTGGAGAGGAAGACCTCCTCTACAGGCGACACTTTTACAGACATTCCTCCGCTACTGACGCTCtttggcctcctcctcctcctccttcttctcttcACAG GTGAGGTGTCAGGGGTGAATGTGACCAGCCAAACCCAGGTGGTGAGGGGCACGGTGGGCAGAGAGGCCCTCTTGTCAGTCAGCTACTCCAGCAGCAGCGCGGACAAGCCTGTGATTAAGTGGCAGATAAAGAGGGACAAAGAGAAACCGATCACCGTGGTGCAGTCCATAGGGACAGACATCATAGGGAACCTGAGGCCGGAGTACCGCAACCGCATCCTGGTGCTGGAGAATGGCTCGCTGCTGCTTCACAACCTGCAGCTGTCAGACGAAGGGGCGTACGAGGTGGAGATCTCCATCACAGATGACACTTTCACCGGAGAGCGTTACATTGAGCTCACTGTGGACG TCCCGGTGTCCAAACCCTACATCCAGATGATGGCCTCGTCTGTCCTGGAGTACAGCGAGCACTTTAACCTCCACTGTTCCCACGATAACGGTACAAAACCCATCTATGGCTGGCTAAAAGGAGGCAAGGTGCTGACCAATGACACACGCCTGCAGCTGTCACATGACCAAAAGGTGCTGACCATCTCACGCGTTGTGATGTCAGATGATGACATTTACACCTGCACAGTGGAGAACCCCATCAGCAGCATGAAGAGCATGGCTGTCAGGCTCACTGTCTACA GACGGAGCTCGCTATACATCATCCTGTCCACCGGGGGCATATTCCTCCTAATCACCCTGGTGACAGTGTGTGCCTGTTGGAAACCATCCAA AAAGAAGCATCGACCTGTCCCCCAAAGAGCTCCCATCTATGTGGAGCAGAGTGAAAATGGCCATGATG TTGATGTTGTTCCAAAACCAACTACACTTGGTCGAAGGAGTCCCATGCCTCTTTATGTTCTCAATGAAGAt GAGACTTTGGAGCGTTTGGAAGAATGTTCTGGCAATGCTGCTGTCCAATCAGAAATGGGTATCCCTGCTACCTATGCTCCGGTCCTTCCCATCTCCTCCAACAGAACTGAGCGTCCCATCTGGTCTACCCCCCGCAGATACCCCCGCAGCCCCTCTCCACTGGCACAACCTCTCCCTCAACCCCTTCCAGGTTCTCTCCTACGCCCTGTCCGCTCCCCTGCTCACTCCCCGGGTTCGTCTCCACGCAGTTTCAGCCCCATAAAAAAAGTCCGTCCACCAGTAGGTATCCCAACCAGCCACCTGCCTGTAGAGGCAGAGTGTCCCGATGCCTCCGATCAGACTCACAGTCCACCACAGCAGTGA
- the LOC131969530 gene encoding neurogranin-like isoform X2 — MDCHNEECSRPQEEEDIMDIPLDDPEANRAAAKIQAGFRGHMTRKKMKPEDKAEGEEVSSTGDVLNGSQGDAETGGSGAVESDDTSVPEQ, encoded by the exons ATGGACTGTCACAAT GAGGAGTGCAGCCGGccccaggaggaggaggacatcaTGGACATCCCACTGGACGACCCAGAGGCCAACAGGGCCGCCGCCAAGATCCAGGCTGGTTTCCGTGGGCACATGACCCGTAAGAAGATGAAGCCGGAGGACAAAGCGGAAGGGGAGGAGGTGAGCAGCACTGGGGATGTGCTCAACGGCAGCCAGGGGGACGCAG agACAGGAGGATCGGGGGCAGTAGAGAGCGACGACACATCTGTGCCAGAGCAGTGA
- the LOC131969530 gene encoding neurogranin-like isoform X1, with product MDCHNEECSRPQEEEDIMDIPLDDPEANRAAAKIQAGFRGHMTRKKMKPEDKAEGEERQEDRGQ from the exons ATGGACTGTCACAAT GAGGAGTGCAGCCGGccccaggaggaggaggacatcaTGGACATCCCACTGGACGACCCAGAGGCCAACAGGGCCGCCGCCAAGATCCAGGCTGGTTTCCGTGGGCACATGACCCGTAAGAAGATGAAGCCGGAGGACAAAGCGGAAGGGGAGGAG agACAGGAGGATCGGGGGCAGTAG
- the LOC131970741 gene encoding histone acetyltransferase KAT6B-like — MSVPFSNTNLRVPRGFGTVLEGLAREVLRDQPEDIPKYAALYFEALLKQREETGMDPAEWAAKLEDRFYNNHAFKATEPSPEREPATEMTISKEQSHVSQTEDESSHSAEASNVSTTQPNVSEEINLTESTEEEEEDEEEEDEKEEEEEEEEEEKHDFTERHIISMEKRLSEDESVDVPQAADVQADELSGTEEERDPKITTFDQADRTANGKDSSSAPDQDIPQSELEPTDFLSFRGISNVDVCAEELGTAEDEEGDKPETAAVDEEIKDSEGEENTDVEEPLGIFPYSGLADVDVCAAELEGTERTVDGATDKDDDDSLKPQDEETFVQSSLSRSETPENNQQEAEDQVEKTKEEEGTKTEASSGEIHESLALIEGVLDSNAIPEEDSLVEISFDDVPEAQEINEFEEKQPEDEGSVEVLQTKMLEMQQEEVSKDVTDQNISSAEDHDEPEMMGVEKEINSEGHDMESQHEISDIIKEKVVINDSNLNDSDDDETPEGVKTISSSHQPTTEADEENQEDETGSKNEDNEEMSERDFHQSEDSEKATKSDFKEDEATYTVGGDKEDVHTEGYSEMEEQDIDGGGAEKHPSHVSQSNSSTAATEAQSETFEAQRLPEENEESRRTPVESQPEDTVEGKEVTSKERGSEEEELIEEGKIDSETQEQSDAMCEEGSNSPTHRADPPAADLQGQERPLGSEKDSTEPEGTNGDEVKFKVSSQYTIYASMMEHILPFLDTLTL; from the exons atgtcagtacCTTTTTCCAACACTAACCTGCGGGTCCCACGAGGATTTGGTACCGTCCTGGAGGGGCTGGCCAGAGAAGTCCTGCGAGACCAGCCGGAAGACATCCCTAAATATGCTGCACTTTACTTTGAAGCTCTACTCAAACAAAGAGaag AAACTGGCATGGACCCCGCTGAGTGGGCCGCTAAACTGGAAGATAGATTCTACAACAACCATGCATTCAAGGCTACTGAG CCTAGTCCTGAAAGAGAGCCTGCAACAGAGATGACCATTTCAAA AGAACAATCACATGTGTCCCAAACTGAGGATGAATCCAGTCATTCAGCAGAAGCCTCAAATGTTTCCACCACACAACCTAATGTCTCTGAAGAGATTAATTTAACTGAAagcacagaggaagaagaagaagacgaagaagaagaagacgaaaaagaagaggaagaagaagaagaagaagaagaaaaacatgattttacagAGAGACACATTATTTCAATGGAAAAGAGACTTTCAGAAGATGAATCAGTCGACGTGCCCCAAGCTGCAGATGTACAGGCAGATGAGCTGAGTgggacagaggaagagagggacccaaaaataactacatttgaTCAAGCTGACAGGACAGCTAATGGAAAAGATAGCAGCTCTGCTCCAGACCAAGATATACCTCAGTCTGAGTTAGAGCCTACTGACTTTTTATCATTCAGAGGGATTTCAAATGTAGATGTGTGTGCTGAGGAGTTAGGAACGGCAGAAGATGAGGAAGGTGATAAACCAGAGACTGCAGCTGTAGATGAAGAGATTAAAGACTCAGAAGGAGAGGAAAATACTGACGTTGAAGAACCACTGGGGATCTTTCCATATTCTGGGCTAGCTgatgtggatgtgtgtgctGCAGAGCTTGAAGGTACAGAGAGAACAGTGGATGGAGCCACTGATAAAGATGATGACGATAGCTTAAAACCCCAAGATGAGGAAACTTTTGTACAATCATCATTATCTCGATCTGAAACCCCTGAGAACAATCAACAAGAAGCAGAAGATCAGGTAGAAAAGacaaaggaggaggaaggaacaAAGACTGAGGCTTCTTCTGGGGAAATACATGAAAGTTTAGCTCTTATAGAGGGTGTTTTAGACAGTAATGCTATACCAGAGGAGGATTCCTTGGTTGAGATTAGCTTTGATGATGTTCCAGAGGCTCAGGAGATTAACGAGTTTGAGGAGAAACAGCCAGAGGATGAGGGCTCAGTTGAGGTCTTACAGACTAAGATGTTAGAAATGCAACAGGAGGAAGTGTCCAAAGATGTTACTGACCAAAATATATCTAGTGCAGAAGACCATGATGAACCCGAAATGATGGGAGTTGAAAAGGAAATTAACTCTGAAGGGCATGATATGGAAAGTCAGCACGAGATATCTGACATAATTAAGGAGAAGGTGGTCATTAACGATTCTAATTTGAATGatagtgatgatgatgagaCGCCTGAAGGTGTTAAAACCATCAGCTCATCACATCAGCCCACCACCGAGGCAGACGAAGAGAACCAAGAGGATGAAACTGGTTCTAAAAATGAAGATAATGAGGAGATGAGTGAACGCGATTTTCACCAGAGTGAGGATTCTGAAAAAGCAACAAAGTCTGACTTCAAAGAAGACGAGGCGACATACACAGTTGGAGGAGACAAAGAGGACGTACATACAGAAGGTTATAGTGAGATGGAGGAACAAGATATTGATGGTGGTGGTGCAGAAAAGCATCCATCACATGTTAGCCAGTCAAATTCATCAACTGCTGCAACGGAGGCCCAGAGTGAAACTTTCGAGGCACAACGACTCCCAGAGGAGAACGAGGAGAGTCGGAGAACACCTGTAGAGTCCCAGCCAGAGGACACGGTGGAAGGAAAAGAGGTCACATCAAAGGAGAGAGGTTCAGAAGAAGAGGAACTTATAGAAGAAGGAAAGATTGATTCTGAAACACAAGAGCAGAGTGATGCAATGTGTGAGGAGGGCAGCAACAGCCCCACTCACAGAGCAGATCCTCCTGCTGCAGACCTCCAAGGACAGGAGAGACCACTTGGGTCTGAAAAGGACTCAACAGAGCCGGAAGGCACGAATGGTGACGAGGTAAAGTTTAAGGTTTCTTCTCAATACACAATATATGCATCAATGATGGAacatattttaccatttttagaTACATTAACACTATAG